Part of the Oncorhynchus mykiss isolate Arlee chromosome 12, USDA_OmykA_1.1, whole genome shotgun sequence genome, ggatattataatgacagaatagtggatattataatgacagaatagtggatattataattacagaatagtggatattatacttacagaatagtggatattataatgacagaatagtggatattataatatagtggatattataatgtcagaatagtggatattataatgtagtggatattataatgtcagaatagtggatattataatgtagtggatattataatgacagaatagtggatattataatgacagaatagtggatattataatgtaGTGGATATTATACTTAAagaatagtggatattataatgacagaatagtggatattataatgtcagaatagtggatattataatgtagtggatattataatgacagaatagtggatattatacttacagaatagtggatattataatgacagGATAGTGAATATTATAATtacagaatagtggatattataatgacagaatagtggatattataatgacagaatagtggatattataatgacagaatagtgAATATTATAATTACAGtatagtggatattataatgacagaatagtggatattataatgacagaatagtggatattataatgacagGATAGTGAATATTATAATTACAGtatagtggatattataatgaaTGAATAGTGAACATTATAATTACTAtatagtggatattataatgtagtggatattataatgacagaatagtggatatgataatgacagaatagtggataATTTAATGACAGAATAGTGCatattataatgacagaatagtggatattataatgacagaatagtggatattataatgtaAATACTGAATACACAGTATCACTTCCTGAAGCTGCTTGCCTGCAACGTAACAAGGGTGTGTGTTTACACAGGAGACGTCATTATAGACAACCAGTAACCTAGCAGGCTTAAAAGGAATGCCTGTACAAAAGAAGAAATCACATCACAGgatctctttccatttcccctaaATGTTTCTGACCTCACAGAGGGTGTTGTGCCAGAGATGATAAAGGAGATTCACTAAAAACACACCACTTCAATACAGCAAAACATTtacacctctcttcttccatctattactgtactgtcatattgtgatcagtattaaaacatttacacctctcttcttccatctattactgtactgtcatattgtgatcaatattaaaacatttacacctctcttcttccatctattactgtactgtcatattcTGAACAGTATTAAAACATTtacacctctcttcttccatctattactgtactgtcatattgtgatcaatattaaaacatttacacctctcttcttccatctattactgtactgtcatattctgatcaatattaaaacatttccacctctcttcttccatctattactgtactgtcatattcTGAACAGTATTAAAACATTtacacctctcttcttccatctattactgtactgtcatattgtgatcagtattaaaacatttacacctctcttcttccatctaatACTGTACTCCatttactgtactgtcatattctgatcaatattaaaacatttacacctctcttcttccatctattactgtactgtcatattctgatcaatattaaaacatttacacctctcttcttccatctattactgtactgtcatattctgatcaatattaaaacatttccacctctcttcttccatctattactgtactgtcatattgtgatcaatattaaaacatttacacctctcttcttccatctggTTGATTAACTTTATtagtcacatctgtcacatgtacATTTCATTCAGTGTATTTGAGTTGATACAGAAACATGATTGTTGTGTCAAGAATTTGACAAATAAACATTCAACAGACAACAATATGTACAAACACCAAGAAGCCCAATAACAACAAGACAAATAGTTTgtaaattaaaacattttttacaacACAGTGTGGTGATTCATTCTATTAGACTCCAGTTGACAATGTCTGTCAACTTCAATGGTGTTTATTCATGAATATTTACAATCATATGTTTACACACTAGAGATATTCTACATTGTTGCTCCAGTGTGTCTTACTGAACATGACCAGGATTAGAGTGAAACCACctgacacagggacactgaggagtcTCCATACCAAACcctaaaccctggatagagggtcTCAGTGAATGTGGTGTGATATGTGTacaggtgggtcagtgtgtcagaggagactctgtagaaggacagagtgccggctggccagtccagatacactcctactctgtgggaGCTGGAGGCGGGGACGTCTATGATAGTGAGATTGTGATTATGCCAGGCTCTATAACTGTTGTCATAGCAGAACAGACTCCAGGACCTGTCATTGTATCCAAGCCCACAGTCATTACCCAATCCTCTCCTTCTGATTCCATTATATGTCACTCCTATATCAGCACCTCTCCCACTCATctctacctcccagtaacagcgcccagtcagaccctctctacacagcacctgtGGCCAGACCTCAAATCTCTCTGAGTGATTAGGGTACGGCTGTTCCTCTGTCCTacatgtcacctttctgttctcctcagacagagagaggagtctgtttgctgtgtttgggtccagtgtgagatcaCAGGCATCTGATGGATGAAACCAGACACAATATTATAAATCATCATCATTCACATTAGAATGTTAACTTACTTTTCACTAATTAATTTAATATAGATGTTTCTAGGTATCAAAAGGAGAAGTTAAGGTAACGTGAGACTTGTTGAATAAtcatatattatactgtatggtAATATAAAAAACTCTCATTCCCATTAatgtaacacacacagagacacacacacacacacacacacctgtctgcatgcatgaacacacacacacatttctaatGTAACATGAACACGCCACACACTGTCACGTTGTGTGAAGGattgggagacaggcgcaggaatgcgtaataagGGTTTATATTGACCCAAATTACAGCGGGccatgtaaaggcacggggacgaagaccaaacaaacacatatacaaaacacagggttgaacccaaacaaacacgtatacaaaacacagggttgaacccaaacaaacacgtaacaaaacacagggttgaacccaaacaaacacatatacaaaacacagggtagaacccaaacaaacacatatacaaaacacagggttggaacccaaacaaacacgtatacaaaacacagggtagaacccaaacaaacacgtaacaaaacacagggttgaacccaaacaaacacgtaacaaaacacagggtagaacccaaacaaacacgtttacaaaacacagggttgaacccaaacaaaagagcgaagAGTACTTCAAATAAATACAgaggacgagacccgtaaacaAAAGCACACAATGAGGCCCGTAATCATATATGCACATCAAAGTGGCACGAAAGTCAAAACAACacaagcacaggtactcacaggcaCAACAGACATTGCAACAATAAATGGTGAACCAAAGGGCAAATTTATACAGACATAAATCAGTGAGGAAATGgagaccaggtgtgcgtaatgacacaGTTCAGTTCCTAgaggccggtgacgtagacctccgaaACTGGTGCAACAATACCGGAGGGATCAGTGATacccacatacacagacacacacatacacagacacacacattgtcaAAACAGCTCTTTCTAAACGTTGGTGTCCCTGACTTCTGATTCTGTAGAACTACAGCTGATATTTAATATGACCAAGTAAGTAATGACTTAAGACTTATTCTTAGTCATATTCTTCACAGcagtcaacactcacattttctaaGTCCAGGTTTCATTGTGTACTCTCCACCATGTTCCACACTGTAGTGGtaagcagaagaacagacagtcattgagtgatacacgtgaacacacacactcacacacagcataTAACTTTGTCCAAGGGTTGGTAAGAATGTTTGTCTCAACTAGCTTGATAACTCAAACATGTCTGATATGATCATTGACATAAACCCTCTacatacttgagtttctccagtctgcagtTTGGATCCTCCAGTCTagcagagagcagtctgactcctgagtctcctgggtgattgtagctcaggtccagctctctcaggtgtgaggggtttgacctcagagctgagaccagagaagcacagccttcctctgtgacttgACAGCgtgacagcctgcaaagagtcaaataattGTATTTATATTTCCTACTTTTTCAATCTTGGCTTTTCGCTGCAGGTCCctaacgggctcgggagaggtaaAGGTGGACTCATACATCCTCCGAAATATGACCGGCCTAACCGTActccttaacacccgccagcTAAGCCAGAAGACAGCCAcaacaatgtgtcagaggaaacaccgttcaactggcaTCCGGGGTCAGCCCACAagcacctggcccgccacaagagtcggtagagtgcgatgagccaagtaaaggcccaccagctaaaccctcccctcccctgtgttGTTCTATGGAACTCCCGCACTTGCTACCTAacgttaatttgtcctatttagctagcttgctgttgctagctaatttgtcctgggatataaacattgagttgttattttacctgaaatgcacaaggacctctactccgacaattaatccacacatgaaacggtcaaccgaatcgattctagtcatctctcctccttccaggcttattcatctttgaacttatatggtgatcgcatctaaactttcattgtattaccacgacaaccggcaacaaagttcgtctttcaatcacccacgtgggtataaccgatgaggagatggcacgtgggtacctgcttctataaaccaatgaggagatggcacgtgggtacctgcttctataaaccaatgaggagatgactTTCAGCACGacctgcgtcagaaataggaatgacttctattttagcccttggtgtcgcagatgctcgttggcgtgcgcgagcagtgtgggggCAATATTTGAATAACATAGAtctctaaatttattttgcgacgctcgcgcacgcgacgtatccagtctggtcagcatgttagaccgCTTCGCCACTCGGAAGCTGTAAAATCATTTTAAAACCACACTGCTATACTTTGGTGGTGATGTATTACTTTTGTGGCAATGTATTATTTCAACATATTCAGACATATCAGTGTCCTGAAACATGTTTTATCTATTCATAAATGATTGTATCATCGTTAGAAATGACAAAAGTATTGCTTGTAGATATAGAAATGTATAGCACAAATATTTGAGTAGACTGGCTAGACCAATTTAAAAAGCACTATCAGTcaaaagacagacagtgagacagacagtgaggaatcagatttagattgtattgaatATACAGTCCACATGTTACGGGTGTGTACGGGAGGCGAAGTCaggagagtagagtgtagtaacAGGCGCACTTTGTTTCCATTCCAAAAGGAAAGCACATAAGTACAGTAAACGTGCCCAAAACACGGAACATGAACAAAAGTCTGGCGCGTGGCAAATACCCACATAACATAAAACAACATCACACAAAGAcatagaggggaacagaggactaaatacattCAGTGTGATTAGGGACAACCAGGTGTGtttggaacaagacaaaacaaatggatatatgaaaaatggagcagCGATGTCACAACGGCTAGAAACGGCTAGTGACATCaatcgccgaacgccgcccgaacaaggagaggagccgacttttGGAGGAAGTGACACCACATCCATTTGACAGTGAAGATAACATTTAAAATTTGGCTCGATACTCCAGGATTTTCAATTTGAGATGAAATGTATCATATCAGGTGACAGTATATAATGTCACCTTCtattttagggtattttcatacatatctgctTCACGTTTAGATATGAAAGCACTTTTTGGTTGTGGTGTTTTGAGTTACATTTTGCCCATTTAGTAACTGAATGGTCAATGAAGACTGGAGTAATTTTCTTTCTAAGTTGATAAATAACATGTTTCTAAACAGTACTAAATTAATCCTGATTATGGCATGCTTATGAAAAATCATGAATGAATCTTGAATAacaatgagtgagaaagttacagaggctacaAGAAAAACATGCTCACCTCTCAACCATTACACTCAAATAAAAGGTAACGTCTACAGTCGGCAAATATAAAATACAGTAGCAAgacaaagtatgtgaaccctttggaaatacctagATTTCTGCATcaattggtcataacatttgatctgattttCATCTAGTTGACAACAACGGACAAACACAGTGTGCCAGcaccataccaccctgcataccactgcggGTTTGTTTCTGAAGCtcagcagggttggtcctggtcagtccctggatgggagaccagatgctgctggaagtggtgttggaggcactctttcctctggtctaaaaaatgccccagggcagtgattggggacagtgccctgtgtagggtgccgtcttttggattaacgttaaacgggtgtcctgactctctgaggtcattaaaagatcccatggcacttgtcgtaagagtaggggtgttaacccccgtgtcctggctaaattcccaatctggccctcaaaccatcatggtcacctaataatccccagtttacaatttgctcattcatccccctcctctcccctgtaaatgagaatgtgttctcagtcaacttacttgGTAaaataaactaataacacactaattattgtatttttcttgtttgtattgaatacataatttaaacattcacagtgtagcatggaaaaagcatgtgaacccctaggctaatgactctGAAAggtaattggagtcaggagtcagctaacctggagtccaataaatgagatgagattggagacaTTGGTTAGAGGTTCTCTGCCCTATAATAAACACaccaaatttgagtttgctattcacaagaagcattgcctgatgaaTCAtacctcgaacaaaagagatatcagcagacccaagattaagaattgttgacttgcataaagctggaaagggttacaaaagtatctctaaaagccttgatgttcatcaatCCACGATAAGACAAATGGTCTATAAATGGAGAGTTcggcactgttgctactctccctaggattggtcgtcctgcaaagatgactggaagagcacagcacagaatgtgtcagctaaagacttacagaaatctctggaacatgctaacatctctgttgacgagcctacgatacgtaaaacactaaacaagaatggtgttcatgggaggacaccactgaagaagccactgctgtccaaaaaaacattgctgcaagtCTGAATTTCGCAAAATAGCACTTGGATGTTCCACATCGCTattggcaaaatattctgtggacagatgaaactaagattgagttgtttggaaggaacacacagcaATATGTGTGGAGaagaaaaaggcacagcacaccaacatcaaaacctcatcccaactgtaaagtctggtggagggagtgtcatggtttggggctgctttgctgccttagggcctggacagcttgatATCATCAACAGGTaaattaattcccaagtttatcaagacattttgcaggagaatgtacgGCTGGCTATCTGTCAGCCAATTtaagctcaacagaagtttgaTGATGCAACAGGagaacgacccaaaacacagaagtaaatcaacaacagaatggcttcaacagaagaaaatacgcattctggagtggcccagtcagagtcctgacctcaacctgactgacatgctgtggcatgacctcgagagacCGGTTCACACAGACATCCCAAGAaaattgctgaactgaaacagtttgtaaagaggaatggtccaaaattcctcctgaccattgtgcaggtctgatttGCAACTACAGAacacgtttggttgaggttatttctGCCAAAGGTGGGTCAAACAGTtgttaaatccaagggttcacatacttttcccaccctgcactgtgaatgtttacacggtgtgttcaataaagacatgaaaacgaaTAATTGTTGAATTgtctgtgtgttattagtttaagcagactgtgtttgtctgttgttgtgacttagattaagatcagatcaaattttatgaccaatttatggaGAACTCaagataattccaaagggttcacataattTCCTTGCCACTGTATCACATATCCAAAATTCTGGAGCAGAGCACCAGATTTAATACTGTAAACTTCACTGTccaaacacatatgatgtggactatgtgtctggtaaacacatatgatgtggactatgtgtctggtaaacacatatgatgtggactatgtgtctggtaaacacatatgatgtggactatgtgtctggtaaacacatatgatgtggactatgtgtctggtaaacacatatgatgtggactatgtgtctggtaaacacatatgatgtggactatgtgcctggtaaacacatgatgtggactatgtgtctggtaaacacatgtgaatctggtgaacagttatcacttgttgaccaactacaggaatactgacctcagagtctccagtttacagtggggattcccaagtccagcagagagcagcttcactcctgaatccttcaggtcattgttactcaaATCCAGCTccctcaggtgtgaggggtttgagaTGAGAGCAGAGACCAGAGAATCACAACATTTCTCTGTGActccacagcctgacagcctgatAAAGAGATCATCATGATTTCACGAACACACTGTTAATGTAACACCGGTAGTGTAGAAGGACAATGGCAGATGCATTTGGTTTATTCTCTCAAACAACATATAGATTCATATTCTGTGTCCTAGAATTGTATGGGCATATTGTTATACTAATGTGAACATCAATGCATTGATTTAATATGTTTTTCAATAATTCATTTTTCTCTAAACTGAAAAGTTCTTTATGATGATCAGTACTTAAAAGTAATTTTATGTACTCACAGAGCAGCTCTGGAGGCTTTGACCACTGGCAGCAGCCTCAGaagaccttcctctgatctggagtatttcttcaggtcAAATACATCCACCTCCTTTTctgaagtcagcaacacaaagaccagagctGACAACTGTGAAGGTGAGAGTTTGGCTTCTGAGAGACTTCCTGAGCTCAGGTATCTttggatctcctccactagagaatggtcattcagttcattcagacagtggaacagattgatgcACCTCTCTGGAGAGGGATTCTCCCTGATCTTCTCCTTGATGTACTTGACTGTTTCTTCATGGCTCTGTGAGCTGCTTCCTGTCTTTGTCAGTAGACCTCCTAATTgcttctgattggactccagtgagaggcccagaaggaagcggaggaaaagGTCCAGGTTTCCTGTCTCACTTTGTAAGGCTTTATCCACAGCGCTCTTGTAGACAGTAACTTCTGGCTTCAGTAGACAATCGTTACTAGATGTTGATTGCAGTTCGGCCATTAGATTCTCATTGTTGTTGCTGAATGAAAGGAACAcatatacagcagccagaaactcctgaatgctcagatgCTCGAAGCAGTACACCTTGACCTGGTACAGCCCACATTCCTCTTTAAAGAGCTGTGTGCACAATCCTGAGTACACTGCGGCTTCATTGACATCAATGCCAGCCTCTTTCAGGTCTTCTTTAGAGAAAATCAGATTGTGATTCAGAAGCTGCTGAAAAGCCAGTTTCCCCAGTGACAGAATGCTCTCTTTATTCCAGTCTGGACCTGTCTCTTCTTTTCCAAGATACTTTTCATTATTCTGTTTGGTGTGAAACACCACAAGGTGTGtgtacatctcagtcagagtcttgggcatctcttctctcttatgTTTCAGTATGTCTTCAAGGACTGTTGCAgaaatccaacagaagactggaatgtggcacatgatgtggaggctccttgatgtctttatgtgtgagatgattctgctggccaggtcctcatcactgaatctcttcctgaagtactcctccttctgtgggtcattgaaccctcgtacctctgtcacctggtcaacacacTCTAAAGGGATCTGATTGGCTGCTGCAGGTCGGGTagttatccagaggagagcagagggaagcagatttcccttgatgaggtttgtcagcagaacatccactgaggttgactTGGTGACGTCACAACAGATCTTGTTCTTCTTGAAGTCTAGGGGCAGTTggcactcatccagaccatcaaagatTAACAGAACTTTGTGCTTGTCATAGTTGGAGATTCTTGATTctttggtttccattgagaaGTGATTGAGAAGTTCAATCAAAGTGTGTTTTTCCCTTTTCATCAAATTCAGCTCACGAAAAGGCAATGAAAATACAAATTGGACATCctgatttgcttttccttcagcccaatccagaatgaacttctgcacagagactgtttttccaatgccagcgactccctttgtcagcacagttctgataAGTTTATCTTGTCCACTTAAGGGTTTGAAGATGTCGTTACATTTGATTGCAGTCTCTGGTCTTGCTtgtttcctggttgttgtctcaatctgtctcagctcatgttcattattgacctctcctgttccaccctctgtgatgtagagctctgtgtagatcttattgagaagtgttgggtttcctTGTTTAGCGATCCCCTCAAATACACATTGAAACGTCTTCTTTAGATTAGATTTGAGTTCACGTTGGCAAATCACAGCAAGCTCATCTGAATGaagaaataacatatggaatatTAATATTTAGTCTGTTTTAATGCATCTGTTTTAATACAGTATTGTAGGACTATGTTAGAAAGTTGTACGTAATAATAATTGATAAATGCCTGTATAAATGTGTAACACTGTTGTATTCATattgattatattattattggtTTTATTAATGTTCTCAAATTCCTAatctgtccctcataccatcacgaTCACCTGATTGGCTCACCcccgtaactattccccaggttgttgctgtaaatgagaatgtgttcagtCAACTTGCTAAAACAAGGAATcaatttttgttttttaaactcTCGCTCTCCCTGTACTTTAGCTTCAGCTTTTAATGTTTGTTATAAAACAGCATTCAACATGAGGCAGACAGCTCTTacttttctccagtgtgtcagcaagctccttctggttcattttcctcaggacgtgcagtgtgatcttcagagccccctctctggcactGCCGTCCTGCTTCTCATCTTCAGCATCCACCACTTCCTTATCTTGCTTCTGACTCTCAAAGCCTTGTGGGAGTTCTGGACTCAGAATCCTCTTGAACATCTTTAGCTCGTTCTTCACAAATGTGATAATATTCTCTTCaagcaactgaaataaataaagtaaataagTTAAGCAAGAGAAATGCTTTCTCAATAAAAACACGAATGAATGATTGACAGATCAACTTTACTggaggtaaacaaaaacaaatgtacataACAGGACCACATACATTGAATATAGAGGCCAGGTCTGTTTGATGACTCTGGGAAGACTGACCACTGAGAATCTCTGACTCTGATCTCTCCTGTTGGTTTCTGTGGACAAAACATCCAAGGATTGCACACACATACAAGGATGGAATGTTTAATATCATTTTAGGACTATGAAAATGGAAAAAAACGATTTGCCTATGGATTatgaaaacaacaaaaataaattgaaaaaTGGGAGAGAagaaatgactagagacagtgttgtttaactcCCTGACCATGACCCATGAGTTCTTCTTACCTTTGTTCAGTAGAAAAGTCTCCCTCTCTAAACTCTATAGGTAGTTCCATAGACTggtcactcttcatggacacacagctgggtacaagggaggctggtctctcctgcttgATTGGGCTTCAACACAACAGGGACAAACATTAAGTATTTCATCTATTCTGGGTACAGATGGGGAAACATAAGAATAGATTAattccaaaatgctatatatccattttcagaaaatGTTGTTAAATTAGCTTCTATTGTTTAATGAAATTATGAAGGATATTGGTATGTTTTTTCACTGCCTAACCGTGGCATgaggttgttcaatgacagacatgcaTTTGCTTAAAAAtgatcacttgatggtttcatttcagacaaACGTTTTTTTTGCTAAGTGCTAAATATCTGcttcactctcagagaaataacTAGTACTGCAAGGTTTTAATGGCTTCaaatgtaaaatagtaaatacatttttgaataaaaaacaaatgatacatGTCTGACAATAAcattaatatttaaaaaaaatatcaatacagtaatatgagatttttatgtaaaacatttacatttgacatttcagTTAGGGACTTCCCActtagtatctgggtcattcaggtgggtgtgtagggtatagggttgtggaccgtaccattaaattaggacttctccttaatatctgggtcattcaggtgggtgtctagggtatagggttgtggaccgtaccattaaattaggacttctccttagtatctgggtcattcaggtgggtgtgtagggtatagggttgtggaccgtaccattaaattaggacttctccttagtatctgggtcattcaggtgggtgtctagggtatagggttgtggaccgtaccattaaattaggacttctccttagtatctgggtcattcaggtgggtgtgtagggtatagggttgtggaccgtaccattaaattaggacttctccttagtatctgggtcattcaggtgggtgtctagggtatggGGTTGTGGACCGTACCATTAAATTAGGACTTCTCCTTAGTgtctgggtcattcaggtgggtgtctagggtatagggttgtggaccgtaccattaaattaggacttctccttagtatctgggtcattcaggtgggtgtgtagggtatagggttgtggaccgtaccattaaattaggacttctccttagtatctgggtcattcaggtgggtgtgtagggtatagggttgtggaccgtaccattaaattaggacttctccttagtatctgggtcattcaggtgggtgtctagggtatggGGTTGTGGACCGTACCATTAAATTAGGACTTCTCCTTAGTgtctgggtcattcaggtgggtgtctagggtatagggttgtggaccgtaccattaaattaggacttctccttagtatctgggtcattcaggtgggtgtgtagggtatagggttgtggaccgtaccattaaattaggacttctccttagtatctgggtcattcaggtgggtgtctagggtatagggttgtggaccgtaccattaaattaggacttctccttagtatctgggtcattcaggtgggtgtctagggtatagggttgtggaccgtaccattaaattaggacttctccttagtatctgggtcattcaggtgggtgtgtagggtatagggttgtggaccgtaccattaaattaggacttctccttagtatctgggtcattcaggtgggtgtgTAGGGTATAGAGTTGTGGACCGTGCCATTAAAttaggacttctccttagtatc contains:
- the LOC118937859 gene encoding stonustoxin subunit beta-like produces the protein CVWFHPSDACDLTLDPNTANRLLSLSEENRKVTCRTEEQPYPNHSERFEVWPQVLCREGLTGRCYWEVEMSGRGADIGVTYNGIRRRGLGNDCGLGYNDRSWSLFCYDNSYRAWHNHNLTIIDVPASSSHRVGVYLDWPAGTLSFYRVSSDTLTHLYTYHTTFTETLYPGFRVWYGDSSVSLCQVVSL